TAGAGTAAGTGACGTACCTTTGGAGAGGGGTAGGGCCCTCCTTTCATATATCCTCTGTTTGAGTGGGTCCCACATGAGCAGGCCCTCTTTCCTAGAAACTTCCTTCCAGTTGTTTAGGTGTTGTGGCTAGGTGATAAAGGAAATTTGCAGGTTGCAGCACCCGTCGGGTCGGCAACTCGCCACCCGCACCCGACTCGCCAATGGGCTGGGCCGGAACAGTGCTCCCAACATACTGATCATGGGGCTGAGCGATGATTGGCGCGTTTATGCCACTCGCTTTTTCCCTGGTTGATTTCTCCTTAAGTCGGGAATCCGTCGATGGACCGCGATCTCATTTGCGTGCATTGCCCCTATGCGTGGCTTGGTGCGTCGCTTCAAACTTTGCGCTGAGCATTCAATGCTCATTATGATTGATTTGAAAACTCAAGGGAAAAGACTATTATGCCCCTGCCTTTTTGCGCTCCCTCCTTGATGGTTACCATTCTGACTTTCTCCAAAACTCCTCTTATTCCTCATTTTCCATTCCTTGCCACATTTGCTTCTACTTTCACTTTCTAAGTTGCTCTTGGCTAGGGGATTTCTGTGCACCTTTCTCCATAcgctttcctttttcttccttctaCATTCTTTCTTGGTAAGCATTCCTTATTTCCTTTGTTGTTTTATTGTGTTGTTTTGTGATTCTTATTATTCTTGTTGATCAATGCATCCACTTTCTTTCTCCATTTTGGTTCATGTTTACCTGACTTGAAGTAACCcgcatttagatagttgctagGGGGTACCATCTACGTGTCTGTTTCTTGAATCTAGGCTCTAGATATTAGCCTAAATATCATGGATTATCAATGTAGATAGTTGTAGTTCCGTTTTGTTTATCTTCCGAGTTTACGATCTCCCGGGTTGACTTGAGTGGTGCCCCTACTATAGGTATGGCTTGACCACCAATGCTGAacgttattaatttttatgcctGTGTCACTTCAGATGTGAAGGATACACCTTCTAGGATAACCAGAGACAAGATCCAAGCACTCCGGGAACTTGTACGGAGGAGGCCAAAGGAAGCGAACTACCAGGTCTATGTTCTTAGTGATCAGGAACACATTTGCCATAAGAACATGGTGACCCCCCGGGTAGTTGATTGGTTGTGAGTCTATAAGCCAATGTTCTCTACCCTGGGGATCCAGCTTCCCTTTTCTCCTTTCGTGACGTCTTTGCAAAATCGCTATGACGTCGCCCCTTCGCAACTCCACCCTAACACCTGGGCGGCGATTCATTGCTTTGAACTGGTGTGTGAATATCTAGAGCTATCGGTCTCTGTAGATGTGTTTCTCTatctttttttgttaacaaacCCTTCCCGAaagggaaaaataaagaaagggtATATGTCTTTCCGAGCTGTGTAATGGCGGAGGATTTTTGGGCTTTTTTAGGACTCTTTTCATGGTTTCAAAAGCACCTTTTTTAAAGTGAGGCCGGTTCAGGGTTACCATCCGTTCTGGCTGACCCTCGAAGGAGTGAGGCAGATCCCGACTTATTGGAGCTTCGGGGCCGGGACTGATTATTTGATAAAGGTAACTTATGATGGGTAACATCAGGAGGATTGAAGGATAGCCAACATCTTGTTAGCGATCTTTGGTCCTCGGAACCTTAATCCTCATTTGTTACTGGATGACCGGGAGATCGGTCGGGCCCACGTCGGTAGGTTACCCCTCTGCTTTtccattaatatttttttctcgtTCCCACTGGGGTTTCTCATTAATAACTTAGTTCCTGACTTCTTTGCTTGCGTTTTCCTTGTAGTTTCCATGGCTGACAGAAAGACTATCACGGCAGATCTGATGGCCCATTTTCTCAATGGAAGTGATGATGACGACAATTCCTCAGAGACTCATTCGGAGGTCCCCAGGTTGCGATGTTGTTGGCGAGGGGAGCGGTTGAGCTGCTGCTGAGGATCAGGATGATTCTCAGCCTTCTAATAATGTCCAACCTAAGAATCCTCCGAAGGATGTTATGGAGGAGCCAATCCCAGAGCAGGGAGCTAGTCTAGAGGCTGACCCAAATCTTACCATCTTGCCCAACCCCAAGAAACGAAAAGGACCTACTGGCAAGACCTTGACAGTGATGGAGAGGAGTTTTGACACTGGGAATTTCATCGATTCCCAGCTCCTTCCAGGGACTGAGGAATTCTTTCAAGATGAGGACCTCGCCGCTCAAGCGAAGTGGGACTTATTGTAGCCTCCTCCAAGCCGCTACTATCGCTTGGAAGGTGGATCCCGTTCTAGCTCAGTGTCAGGCTCTGGAGGGAAAGCTTCACGCCTCTCAAAAGGATATCACTGAGTTGAAAACCTAGGAAGAGTCCCTAAAGATCCAACTTGCtgagaaggagaaaaaagtgGAGGAGGACGCCTCCGAGATTAACAGGTTGGTGGAGCATGACCTTTCCTTCTCGAGAGACTTGAACACCGCCTGGGGTCAGACTATTTCTGCATATGCCAAAGTTAAGGACTTggagaaaaatttaaaagagttAGAGGAGAAGCACAGCAAAGTCGAGAGGTCAGCCCAGGCTGTACAGCAGGAGGTCGctttcttgaagaagaagaacaaagacaTTGAGAGGGATGCCAAGAAGGTCGTCAAGGCTACCAAGGAGGGAATCAAGGCCCAAATTACCATCTTGGCTCCTGATCTCGATGTCTCCTCGGTTGGGGCCTTCAAGATGGTTCAGGATGGCCAGATTGTTGATATTCCCAAGAAGTCAGGACCCCCTTAGTAATTTTAGCCTCCGTTGTTTTGTCCTTATCCTCCGGTAATTTAGTTTTCATTGACTTTTTGATTTGTCAGGCCGGTGTGATGCCCTTGTTTTGTAATACTTTGACTTTTCGGGCCGATCTGATGCCCTTGTTTTGTAATCTATTGACTTGCTTTATATTATTCATTGGCCAATCAGTTacctttgaaaaatatttgaagctTTCTAATTTCTAGATTTATTATTTAGCCAGTGGGCCATATATTTTTTCCTGTGGCATCTTTTGTGCTGATTGAGGCTCCTGGGGTGATCAGTCTCGGTTAGCCATgggagagaaaaataaataaagaatgaaCTTATAGCGCTTAAAATCAGTGAAATGACACAATGCGAAAGTTCACAGTATATATAATGGAACGAGTTAACAAGGTAACACAGTGTAATAACAAGGTAACATAGTGAACGAGAATAGGAAAACCCGTTAAGTCGCTAGGTCGCCTTTCAAGAGTAGAATCTTTTTAATTTCGCTGTGTTCCATGTCCTTGGTATCTCACTTCCATTCAAGCGTTCCAACTTGAATGCCCCCTTCCCGAGCGCCTCTCTTGCTCTGTATGGGCCTTCTCAGTTGGCCACTAACTTGCCTTCCCCAAGGGCCGGTAGTTCGATGTCGTTTCTCCATAGCACCAGGTCGTCTGGCTCAAAACTCCTTTTTAGCACCTTGGCGTTGTACCTTAAAGCTACCATTTGCTTTAACGCAGTTTCTGTCAGATGGGCCATCTCCCAGGTTTCATCAATCAGATCTTTCTCCACCGCTTCTTCAACGCCCCCGAGGAGCAGCCTCGGGCTTGGTTCCCTGATTTCCACTGAGATTACCGCGTCGACCCCATAGGTAAGCCAAAACGGCGTTTCTCCTGTAAAAGATTGCGGCGTGGTCCTATACGACCATAGGACCAAGGCCAGCTCGTCTGCCCAGGAGCTCTTTTCTAGTCTAGTCATTTCTTCAGGCCGTGGAGGATGACCTTGTTTGCAGCTTTTACTTGGCCATTACTCTGCGGGTACTCGACCGATGAGAATTTCTGCTTGATCCCCAATCCTAACAGGAACTCGCCAAACCTCGTATCCGCGATCTCTATCCGGTTGTCCGAAATGACAACCTCAGTGATTCCAAACCTGGAGACCACTTGTCTTCACATGAACTTTCGACAGTTCGCCGACGATATACTGGCCAATGGTTCTGCCTCAACCCACTTGGTATAGGAGTCAATGGCCATGATTAGGTACTTAACCTGACCAGGACCCACTGGGAATGGGCCCATGAGGTTGACTCCCCACTGAGCAAAAGGCCGGGATGCTAGCATTGAACTTAACTCCATCACGGCGGAGTTCTGGAATTTGGCATTCTCGTGGCACTTCCTGCTCTTTCTTATGAAATCCTGTGTGTTCGACATCATGGAAGGCCAATAATATCTGACTCTGACAAGCTTCCTGGCAAATCCCTTTCCCCCAATATGATGGCCACAACATCCTTCATGGACTTCGCTCAGGATGTTGTCCATCTGGTCGGGACACAGACACTTCAATAGGGGTTGATTAAGCTCTCGCTTGTACAGTTGGCCTTATATCGTTGCATGCTTAGCCGCCTCTCATTTCACTGCTCCGGCTTCTTTCTCATCGTCTGGGAGTTCGCCGTTCTCCAAGAAGTGGAGGATTGCATCGATCTAGGAGGGAGGGCTCATCACTTGTGTCACATAGAGGGCTACCGATGGCTCTTTTACCAATCCCTGAATCAGGGATGGGTTTCCCGTGCCTGGCTTTGTGCTCGCCAGCTTCGACAGGAGACCAGCTCTTGCATTTCTTTCTCTGGGTACATGTTGAATCATTACCTCTTCAAAGTCTCAACACAACATTTTCACCTTCTCCAAGTACTTCTAGAGTAGGGAATCCCTGACTTGATAGGTCTCGTTGACTTCAGAGGTAATGATTTGGGAGTCACTGTTGACCTCGACTTGCGAAGCTCCGACCTCTTTGGCTAGGAACAAACCCCCTATCAAGGCTTTATATTCCGCCTGATTGTTGGAGATCGGGAAATCAAACTTGACTGATTGTTCGTAAGTCATCCCGACCTAAAAGGCATAAACGGATTTATTTGTAACGAAAACTAGAGCTACTCAACTCCCAACTTGATCTTTGAAATCATATTTTTCCATCCATGTAAAAGATGATAATGACTATTATAGTATGGTGAAGGTGCTTAGTAATATAAGAAAATATATCACTAATAATTTGTGACAAAAGGTTAGTATGTGGAACCAgtgacaacaacaacaacaataacaacaacaacaacaacaacaacaacaataataataataataataataataataataataataatatcctAGCTCAAAAAAATATGGCCAGACCCAAATAAGTAAAGGCCAAATATAAAAACCTATCCCACCTCATAGAGCTCGGACACGGCAACATAGAGCTAGCCTTACTTATCTAAATAAGTAACAGACTCCTAAGATATCGCCTAAGAATCTAGAAGGGAGATCTCAACAACTTCCCTAATAATAGGGAATACTTATCCATCATCAAAGATGGAACTATTCTAAAAGGTGGTTATCAATTCTACTATAAATATACTGACACCCTCATGTATATTCAGAAACCAATCTACTAAAAAAATCTTCTtaaacccttgctaacttaagcatcggagtcctttGCATGTACCACCCCCACCTCCTCAAGAGGAACTCGGACGGCACACCTCGATACCAGCAGAAGTCGGACGCTACCTCAAAAGGAGTCTAGACCTCACGTTCAGGCCCAAATGTAACCTAGTTTCAAGTAACATTTGGAACATTGGTGCCATTGTCGGGGACCTGAATGTCTACACCAAACCATGGTGGATGATTAGTTTGAAGATGGACGTACAACATCCGAATCAGAACCGAAACCTCACAACAATGATCGTGTCTAGTAAGGAAGGAATATCAGAAAACCTTCACCCAAAAGAATCAATTCAGAGATACATCCACCAGAAAATGAGGAGCATCCGCATCCAATAAAACTCATGGGATTAGTGCACATACACCAAGGACGACTGGAATAGCCCTAATAGAAAATAGAACGGCAAAGGGAAGCAAAGAGATATCTAAGAAGAGAGGTACGACGACGAAGAAAACTAGAGGCAAAGCTTTTGAAGTTAGAAGCCGAACTGCAAGGTCGGAATAAACGAGCAAATTGGGAAGAACCCCTTTTGGAGGGGAGGATCCAATCGTTGAGGAGATCATACGGGCCAAAGTTCTTAGAAATTTCAAAAGTCCTAACATGAACCTCTATGATGGAACGACTGACCCGAGACACCACCTGAGTAATTTCAAAAGTCGGACGTACTTGGTTAATGCTTCAGATGCAACTCGTTGCAAAGCTTTTCTGACAACGTTGACAAAGGCACCAATGAAATAGTTTGATAGTTTGTTACCCAGGTCTGTGACCTACTTCGACGTCCTCGCAAAAAGTTTCTCATTCAATTCTTTATCCAAAAAGATAAAGTGAAGCTTTCCCCGAGCTTCTTGGGAGTTAAGCAAGAGGTCAGAGAAACCCTCCAagcttatataaaaatattcaacAAAGATTGCTTAGAAGTCCAAAACCTGCTCACAGAGGCAGTAATAATCGGGCTAGTCAATGGCCTCAGAGGATGAACCTTTTCCCAACTTATATCAAAGAGGCATCCGACCTCTCTGAACGAGGTACAAGAGTGAGCAAAAAAttacatcaacatggagaaaaatGCCTAACTAAGAGAACTTGCTCCCAGACAAAATCATCCTTATCAAGCTAAGGACAAagaggaaaaagcaaaaaaaaaggatGAGTACAGCTCAGACAAGCCTCGAAGGTACAATAACTATATTCCCCTACGAATTTCTCTTGTCCACATCTACAGGAAGATCTACCATACTGAAAAACTTCTACCTCCTCATCCCATCAAAAACAAGAAAGGTGGAAGTCAGATGGAACATTATGAATATCATAAGATATATAGGCATTCGACTAACGATGATTACAACTTGAAAAATGTAATAGAAAAAATTACCAGAAAAGGTCAGTTAGAAAGGTACCTGGTGGAAAAATCTGATAatcaatggaaaaaaaaagagaagaagttgATTGGCTAACACGAACTCCTGGTAGACACATCCACATGATAGTTGGAGGATTTGTGGGTGGTGGAGTAACCAAGTCTTTCCACAAAAGACATTTGAAAGAAGCCTATCAAGTTGGAGAAGAGGACGAAGTCCCCGACCTGCCTACTATTTCTTTTACAAAGGAAGATGCACAAGGGATAACACCGGAGCATGATGATCCTGTTTTAATCACAATGATATTTGCTAATGCAAATCACTGAGATCTTGTTTAAGCCTGTCTTTCACAAGCTGGGTTTGGAATAAAAGGAGATAAGAGCATATCCCGGCACTCTTTTCGGGCGAGGAGACACACCCATCTGACATCTTGGTTTCATTCTATTGCACACCACTTTCGGTAAAGGAATGAAATCTGAAACTTTGAGTATAGACTACATTATAGTTTATGTAGCCTCAGCTTATAATATTTTGATAGGTCGGATGACATTGAACCGACTTGCCATAGTCGCTTTTACTTCTCATTTCTGCATGAAATTTCTGACTTCGGATAGAATAGTCACTGTAAGAGGAGAGTAGAAATTGGCAAGGAGGTGTTATAATGAAAGTTTGGACCTACGCGGTtgtacaaaagaaaaagaggtcaATAATATTGAACTCGGAGGTGTCTGAACACAACAAGAGTTAAACCATAGCCCGATGGAAAAATAGAAGAACTACAAATCAAAGACCAATAGTTTGGATGACAAATTGAAGGCAGATCTTGTCAAACTCTTACAAAATAACTCtgatctctttgcatggaaggcctcTAATATGCCTGGGATACATCCCGACCTGATGAATCATCAGCTCGCCATCTATCCTGGCTCACGACCTATATAACAAAAATGATGAAAGCTCGACCTCGAAAGAGCACAAGTCATTGAAAAATAGGCTTAAGCTTTGTTAGATGCCAGGTTTATAAGGGAAGTAAAATACCGCTTATGGTTGGCAAATATAGTGCTTGTGAAGAAACAAAATGGAAAATGGAAAATGTGTATCGACTATACCGACTTTAATAAGGTTTGTCCTAAAGATCCATACCTTCTTCATAGCATTGATGCTTTGGTGGAATCGACTTCGAAATACAGATATTTGTTCTTTTTGGACGCTTATTCGGGACAACCAAAACCCGATGTACAAGACGGATCGAGAGAAAACCTTTTTTCATCACTTCAagagttaattattattatgtggtAATGtcatttggattaaaaaatgaTTGAGACACTTACCAGAGGTTAATGAACAAAATATTCTCCTCTCACCTTGAAAAACTAATGGAAGTCTATGTCGACGATATGCTTGTAAAAACCAAGGAGGAAAATAGCCTGTTGTCCAACCTCACAGAAGTATTCAACACAATAAGGCAGCATGAGATGAGATTAGATCCTACAAAGTACACCTTCACAGTAGAAGCCGACAAGTTCCTGGGATTCATGCTCACTCAAAGAGGCATCGAAGTCAACCCCAAAAAAATGCAAAGCCATCTTGGAGATGAAGAGGCCGATTTGCTTAAAAGAAGTCCAACAATTAAACCGCAAATTGGCAGCTTTGTCTAGATTTTTGGCCAGGTTAACTTTGAAACCCCTGCCTTTGTTCACAATCCTTAAGAAACACCAATTTCAATCGTCTAAGAAtctgagcaagccttccaagacttcaaaaaatACTTGAGTCAACCACCAATTCTGACCCGGCCTGAAGTAGGAGAGGAGCTTGGGTTGTATTTAGCTATTGCAGACAAAGCCATAATGACAACCTTTGTCCGAGAAGATAAAGAAGGACAACAGCATACTTACTTCACAAGGAAATCGCTACAAGGGGCAAAACTAAAATATCAAAggatagaaaaatttgcctacCGCCTCGTCTTGGCTTCCAAAAGGCTCTGACCTTACTTCCAAGCCCACACTATTAAAGGTCATCATGTTTAGCGACTCCCAAGTGATAACCTCTCAAATAAATGGGGattaccaagccaaagatcccaacaTAAAGAGATACTTGGAGAAGACATTAGAGCAACTCGGACAATTTCAGAAAATAGAAGTCACACATAGTTCGAAAACTTAATTGCTGAGCCGATGGCCTCTCCAAATTGGATATTACTAAGCCCGGGAGCAACAACAAAATCCCGATCAAAGAAACTCTCCACACATTATCAGTGGCTAAGGA
The genomic region above belongs to Arachis duranensis cultivar V14167 chromosome 3, aradu.V14167.gnm2.J7QH, whole genome shotgun sequence and contains:
- the LOC107478953 gene encoding uncharacterized protein LOC107478953, which translates into the protein MTRLEKSSWADELALVLWSYRTTPQSFTGETPFWLTYGVDAVISVEIREPSPRLLLGGVEEAVEKDLIDETWEMAHLTETALKQMVALRYNAKVLKRSFEPDDLVLWRNDIELPALGEGKLVAN